tggactctaaagtcactgcagatggtgactacagccatgaaattaaaagacacttgctccttgggaaaaaagctatgaccaatttgGACAAATAATCAAAACCAGAGACATaatttgtcgacaaaggtccatctagtcaaagctatggtttttccagtagtcatgtagggatgtgagagttggactacaaagaaagctgatcactgaagaattgatgcttttgaactgtggtgttggagaaggctcttgagagtcccttggactgcaaggagatcaaaccagtcaatcctaaaggaaatcaactctgaatatccattggaaggactggtgctgaggctgaaactccaaaactttggccacctgatgtgaagaattgactcactggcaaagaccctgatgctgggaaagattgaaggcaggagaaggggacgacagaggatgagatggctggatggcatcactgattcaaaggacatgagtttaagcaagctccaggagttggtgatggacaaggaagcctggcgtgttgtagtccatggggtcgcagagttggacacacctgagcaactgaactgaagtgaacactCCATAAACTGCCTGTTTACTACTAGTGCCGACTGCATGGCACGTACTTCGATTAGACGGAAGCTactgttgggacttccctagtggcccagtggttaagaatccatccgccaatgcaggggacatgggttcaatccctggttcaggaagatgacacatgccatggagcaattaagcccaatgcaccacaactacagagtttgtgtgctgcaactactgaagctcatgcacctagagcttgtgctccgtaacaagagaagccactgcagtgagaagcccgtgcaccacaacaaagagtagcccccactcgctgaaactggagaaagcccgtgcgcagcaatgaagatgcaGCGCAGCCAAACaagtgaatttgaaaaaaaaaaaaagtgaaccagACTCATAGCCACAGATGCATATACATCATTTCACTGTTAAGTACAAGTAATCTTTGAGTGACTGTAATTTAAAGTGTTTAatattgggacttccttggtcatccagtagttaagaatccgccaTCTAAcacaggggacacaagttcagtccATGGTCCCACGTGTCACGGAGCAACTAAaactaagcccgagcaccacaactgctgagcccacatgctgcaattgctgaagcccatgctccgcaataagagaagccactgcaatgagaaccccacacactgcaacgagagaaagccagtgtgcagcaatgaaggcccagtgcagccaaaaattaaaaataagaaagaatgaagatttGTGCAGACTTGGGCCAGGACCAGAGCACCTGACCGCCGACTCCTGCTCTGTCCCTTCCGACTTACACCCTGTTGCCATCACGGTGACTGACATTCATTGATAATCAAAAACTTTTCAATCAAAGGGCTGTGTTGCCCAGAAAGGCTGCCATGCCATGTCCCTTGGCATCCGACAGCAGTGGAGGCTGCCACCTGATCAGGACGTGTTCCCCATCGCAGAGAAGGGTTGGTACTCACCAGTGTGATGTTGGCTACATCCTTGACAAAAGCGATGGCCTTACTGGGCTGGtacttgcagtcaccatcctgtTCGGGGGGCAAAGGTCATGGGATACAGGTTGGGGATGCTCACCCAGCCCTCGCCACCCCGTGCAATTTGATAACATTGACAAAGCAAAAGCTACAGGTACCAGGACTTGGGTGAGGGGGATCACTTAGGAGAGAATCAGAGGCATCCTTGTCCCCGAGGACGTTACAGTCCAGTGGGAGGAGACTGTGCTGGCTTTGGCAGAGGTGGGCTCAAGTGGCCCCTGGTGGGAGCATGAGGAAGGGGCCTGACCCAGTCCAAGGAGGCTTGCCGAGAAAGGAACCAAGTAAGAGCCTGCACGGCAGGGGAGTGAAGGCCAGTCTCAGTCCAGGAAAGATGACCAAGAGGCAGGACACATGCAGGGAAGAGCAAGCCCCTCTGAGACGGAGAGACAGTCAGGATGACAACGCAGGACCTGAAGTTTAGGAAGTAGCAAGCGGTTGGGTGGGAGCGGAAGGTTTCCAAGGGGAGAGTGAAGTCTAAGACAAGACTGGGCAGACAGATTCGGGCAGAGGGACTTGGAAGGCAGGCTGGAGACTCTGGAGTTTATCTTGCAGGCCCTGGGAAGCCTTTGAAGAGTTCTGAACTGATTGTACTCAGAGCTTGGTCTGAGAGGCCACTCTGGCAGCCCCTGGGGTAGGGTGGCCCCAGGACAGACCACCCTCAGGGATCCAGGATGAAGGGGGACCAAGGGCTGAGGGGGGGAAGGGACACAGGACAGACCAAGGAGCAGAAGCAAGAAGGTCTCTGTCGGGGGAGGGTCTGGGCAGGGGGATTGCCCTGAGAAAGGGACACAGGTAGCCAAGAGGTTTTTGGAAAAGGTGGTGCCTCCCATTGTTGGGAGGCGAAACACCAGAGGAGAGTCCTGGGTTTGGGGGAAAGTCAGGGTGCCCAGCAGTGCACAGGCGGGGCTGAGGTGAGAGcaggggaggccctgggcccaggAGTACTGTCTGCACGGACACGGAGTGTAGAAGCCCATAGATGGCACTCTGGTGCACCCTCAGCAGAAGGTGCGGGCTAGGCCACGCGCAGAGACGGTGCTGCCGTGGATAGGGCGAAGAGGCCCCAGGACAGCTGAGCACTGGAGCTCAGACGAACAGAGGAGGCGAAGGAGTGAACTTGAAGAGACAGCACTGAGAATTCAGGAGGGAGTAGGAGTCTTCAAGAGGGTGCAGGGGAGGGGTGTGTCCTGAGGCTGGGAGAAGAACAGAAATGGGGGCCCTGCAGACTAAGAAGATGGAGCCCAGGCTGGGAGAACAAAGATGGGGGGAGCCCAGGGGGGCCCTACAGACCAAGAAGATGGAGCCCAGGTTGGGAGAACAGAGATGCGGCACCCTGCAGACAAAGAAGACGGAGCCCAGGCTGGGAGCACAGAGATGGAGCGCCctgcagaccaagaagatggagCCCAGGCTGCCTGAGTTACCTGGCCCCTGTAGGGGTAGGTGTCTTCACCCATGATGCCCTTGTTGTACCGGATGTACTCGAAGGCCTGGCTGGGGAGACCCCTGCAAGAAGCACACACAGCTGTGCCTACCTGGGACCGGCCCCGATAGAGGTAGGGCCTGCGGGGACGGGGGCATGCCAGACGTCTGCCCTGGCAGGGCTGGAGGGCCGTGGTAGTGACTTCAGCCCTGAGTCCCAGGACGAGCCTGAGCGTGGTTccctgcaggagacccctgtgCTGGCTGCTGCTGAAGCAGGACTCACCTGGGAGAGGGCTGGGCCGCTGGGAGGGGGCGGGAGGCAAGGCTGGGAGCCTGCTCTGGGGGAACATGAGGGGCCTGGCTTTATACCTGTGTGCACAGGAAAGGTCTTAGAGCACTGCACGTGAGGAGGAGATGAGGGCTGGAGACACTGGGAACTGTGAGTCAATCCCTAACAACCCGTTTGAAGAATAGGCCAGGAGGCAGGTAgacagactgggagtttggggttagcagatgcaaactggtatatctaggatggataaacaacaaagtcctactgtatagcacagggaactatattcaatatcctgtgataaaccataatggaaaagaatatgaaaaataatgtatgtatgtgtatataactgttgctgttcagttgctaagtcatgtttgactctttgtaaccccatggactgcagcatgctaggcttccctgcccttcactaattctcggagtttgttcaaacttaggtccatcgagtcaatgatgctatccaaccatctcatcctctgctgccctcttctcctcctgccttcagtcttttccagcatcagtgttttttccaatgaatcagctcttcacatcaggtggccagagtattggagtttcagctttagcatcagtccttccaatgagtatttcgagttgatttcctttaggattgacagctttgatctccttgctgtccaagggactctcaatagtcttccccggcaccacagttcaaaggcatcaattctttggtgctaagccttctttatggtccaactctaacattggtacatgactactggaaaaaccatagctttggctatacggacctttgtcagcaaagtgatgtctctgctttttaatatgtgtataactacggggttgcaaagagtcggacacgacttaccgactgaacaacaatgatgtgtataactgagtcattttgctgtatggcagtaattaacacaacactagTTCAACTAgacctcaataaataaataaatgggccaGGAGAGCAGGCTTGGCAAAATACAGTGTTTCTGCCTGAACATGGCACCTCACCTATAGAAAAGCTCCTTCACATAGCCTGCCGAGCTGGGGCAGCCAGAGCTTTAGAGTAGGGGACCCCAGTCTCCCGGCCACGGATGGGTACCTCCTGTCATCATcaacattagattagaaataaaagcacaatAAATGTACtgtacttgaatcatcctgaaaccatccccacttcatctccctccccacacccccagtccatgggaaaatcgtcttccatgaaaccagcccctggtgccaaaggttggggactgctacCCTAGAGAATTCGCAGACAGCCGACCAGACACCTGTGTGTGGGTCTTGCTCCTGCAGGACGATGCGCTTCTCATTCTGTGAATTCTTTTGGCCACTCACCCAGAGGCCCAGGTGGTGGATGAGGCCAAATGTGCTGAGAGGCGACAGCCAGGTGACAGCAGGGAAGAGGACAGATTCTGGGAGCAGACAGGCCGGGGCCTGGCATACAGCTCTGCCCACTCCAGCTGAGGGACCTCGGGTATGTGGGGTGACCATCCTCTAAGCGGGGCCAATTTTGCTCCCACCCAGGACAGAGTCTCAGCCCCTCCTAGACCCAAAAGAAGTAATGCCAGGAAATGAGAAGGGGCTCCAGGCCTCCCCACCCTGGTCTGGGACGTACCCTTTGCAGCCGTGGTTGTTGAAGTTCTGGGCGCAGTCCACCAGCTGCTGCTCAGCCTGGAGAAGGAACACATACCCGGTGAGCTATGCGTTCACCGGGAGAGCCCCCAGCTCAGGGCCCCCTAAGCCGACCACACACCCGCGGCCCCGCCagctctgggtcaggaggatcagGTTATACTCCCCCAGGGCAAGGTCCATCTCTGTGTCTGAGGAGCCAGGCCAGAGCCAGTGCCTTCTGGGGAAGAGCTCAGTAGTGACCTGGCAGCCAAGCCGGCATGTGAGAGGGTGAGGAGGGGCCTGAAGGGTGCAGGTAGGTGGGCCCCCATGGTGCcatgtgggagggaggggacaggccTTCCCTACTCCCGGGCCCTAGTGGCCCTTGCCAGTCTAGCCCTCTCTTTCCCTGCTTCCCTATGCAGGACGCCGTGGTCTGACAGTCACCCCTTGCTCTGGGGGCTCTGGGGGTGAATACACAGGTCCCCGCTCTCCCCTGCAGGAAGATGACCAGCCTGGGAGGGGGTGCAGCTCCTACAGGGCTGCCTCCCAGGAAGGCTCTGCTTCCTGAAGGCCCCGGGTTCCCAGACTGAGGAACACCCAGACCCACTCAGGAAtgagcctcagtccttccaaaccATCAGGGGAGGTTTGCATGCCAAATGTCCATGAGACTGGACACAAAGTCCAGCTGACATGGCCACTGTCATCTAAAGCCCTGAAGAAGCCTGAAGGCCTGGCCTGTCCCACCAAGTCAGGGCTCGGAGTCAAGCTGTGACCCCTGCAGGAGGAGACCCTGACCCCACGGCTCCCCCACATCCCACCCCGCCCCGTGGCTGGTCACTCACCAGGAAGGGCAACTTCCCCGTTGCTATGGCGACAGCAGACTCCAGGGCCCCGGTGGTGGAGAAGGTCCAGCAACTGCCGCAGCCGCCCTGGAGGCCAGAGTGGAGAAGGGGAGTCATGATCTGGTCCCATCAGGCTCCTGAGAACCTCAGTGGACCAAGCCCCAACTCACATCTGTCCGTGCTGATCCTCACAAGCTCCAAGTGGCCAGCTTCCTTctccccatgttacagatgagaagactgaaacTTGTGAAAAAGGGGCAACAGCAGCTGTGCACTCCCCATCTGGCCCCTCGCTGACCAACCCCCACTGTCCTGCAAGGGCCGGAGTTCCTCCCGACTCCATTCTGTGCTGTTCTACATgtcctactttttttctttccttgcacCACGAGGCACaggggatcttaattccccaaccagtcatcgacccacaccctctgcagtggaagttcggagtcttaaccactggactgcctgggaagtccctctggTTCTGAATCTCCTGCTGGTTTCTCTTCTTCCTATTGCTCCCAACAGAAGGATGCACCAAAGTCCTATTTTCAGAAACTTCTCTCTCACCTTTACCCCTCCAACCTCACCCATAGTCCTGTTAAACTAACAACTTCCCAGACCCCACTTCAGCCCTGACCTCTGCCCAGACCCAGAACACCTGTCTACCAGAGGACCCCACCTGTATATACCCCAGATACCATAGACCCTGTGTGTCCTGCCCCAGCCATCCATCTCCCCATCCTCTACCATGATCACAGCCACTGACCACTCTCCTGACACCTCACTGGGGCCAGGAGTCGGGTGCTGGAGCCTGCCTGCCTACTTCAGATCACAGTCATGCCCCCACCCACCATGTGAGCTGGGCAAGGGGCATCTCTCCACCCCCCCAGTTTCATCACTTGTAAAACGGGAACCACCATGCTTGCCCCACAGAACTGTCAGAAGCGCAGATAAGATCCTGCCAGTCATGCAGTTACCCTACGGGTTCAGTAATACCAGCTGCTGTTAGCATCTTTCTCTCAtccccatctttgtctcttttccgcCCTTCACTGGGTCAACCATCCGTAGACTACTTCTGAAACGTCTCCTAAGATCCTTTCCTCACTGTTCTTGTCCACTCCTCCTCGCTTGTCTCCTGGAAAGAGCCTTCACTCTCCCCCCATCCCCAGTCTCTTCCTCTCAAATCCTTCCCTTGGCAGCGGTAGGGGAGGGCTTGATCAGAGTGTCTCTGGCTGGTCAAGGAGGTGGGCTTGGCCACtgaagaaagagacagacagagcaGGTCTGAGCCGCCAGCCCTGGCCTTGAGCGGAGACCCACTTGCTTTGCACCTTCAgcatctcctcctctgtaaagtgaGGAACCCTTGAGGATGCTGAGCTAATGTCAGATCCTGTCGCCGCACCTGTAACCATATGGTGGCTACAGTGAGAGACCATACACACCCACAGGGGTGACCACCTTGTTCCGGCCCCTCTGCTCAGGGGTCTCTCTCCTGCCTGATAGCTAGCTAACGAGAGGACCCAGAACATTCTTGGCAGACCTCTGTTTCTTCCTTGCCCAGAGGGTGAGGGGGTTCAGGCTTCCACATTGAATACCTGTTGGGCTTTGAACTGTCCCGGGATTCTCAGATGGTTTAAAAGCCACCTTGGGGTCTTGGGGGAGGGGACTGACTTCATCCTATCCCTCTGCTGGAGCAGAGGCTCGTTTTGGTTTCTTGGTTCTGGTTGAACCGTCTAGATCACTAGGCAGGCTCAGGGAATCCAGGGAGCCTGGGGGCATCATGGCTGCATTACATGGgtttcagaaaaagagaaaatgtttctCATGGTGAGTTTCGGCAGAAAGCCAAGTGCTACCAGGAGCGGAACCTTCACCCTGTGTTTCCTGGGAGCAAGAGGTGGGAAAGCTTCTGAAGATGGCCACTGCACTGTCGCTTCCAGGGACACCAGGCCCAGACTctccaggacccagcagtgtgtgGGGCCCTCCAGCCAGCCGCCCAGCCCTCAGCTCTCGGCACAGGACCGTGCCACCACTTGCCTTGCCTGGCACGCTGTGCCCTGCAGGAGGCGCTCTTCAGAGCACATCTGCAATGCTGGGTTCCACGCTGGTCCTTGACCACCTGCAGCTCCCTTGAGGGAAGCAGAGGGCCAGGGAGGGGCTGGACCTGGTGCCTTGTGGAGTGGATGGAGGACAGGAAGAAAAGACGTGTAGGAATGGGGTCTTGTATCCAGTTACAGAAGGGCACAGATATTTAGGGTGACTGTAGGAAACACCTAGGGTCAGTGGGGAGCTTTAGACAGTGCAGTGGAGCGGGAGGGAAGGGGTACACTTCAGCCCAGAGAGGAACTACATCCATAAAAACAATGACCTCCTGGCCTTTTGGAGGAAGGTAGCTAGAGAGATAATGAAAATGATGGAGTGGGGGATATTACTCTTTGTGTTTCAGGATTGTCTTGAGTTTTTCTTCCTGGCATACTGTCTGAGAATGTGGCTGTTTTGGAGGAAAAACTGGGGACCATCATGCATACCTGATTTTTCACTGGTGTgacaaaatttcctttttttctccagtCCATGGAGGTTGGGTAGGGACCAGTACCTCGAAGGTAGTTACTTTTGGTGGCTGAGCAATTCTGAAATGACAAATTACAattttttcaggggaaaaaaaaacccatttcTGATGGAAAAGTATGTAATTAAAATAGTCACCacaagagaatgagaaagattATGGTTGTCAGAGCCATCCTATCGCATCCTATGAGTTCCAAATGCTAAGTGACAGGTCCTTTGGGGGGCTCAGGTTGGGGCAGTTAGGACAGGGAGggcagatttagcaaataaaaatacagttcaCCCAGTTAAAAGTTGAATTTTAGATCAATGATGAAAAAGTTGTAATGTACATCCCATGCAATACTTTGGATATGACTTATGCAAAAATATTATtcattgggacttctctggtggtccagtggtcaagaatctgcctgccaatgcagaggacccaggtttgatccctgttccaggaagatctcacatgctccggagcaactaagcccaagtgccacaactaagcccaagaaacccatgcaccttagagcctgcaacaagagaagtcactgcaaggagaagGCTGtgaaccacaaccagagagtagcacCCACTCGCTGCAACCTAAGAAAGTCCCCTCAGcaaacgaagactcagcacagcgaaaataaaaaaaaaaaaaaaaaaagccaaacagaaAAGACTCAGATTTGGTCTCAATGAATAATACCCACCTGAGGCTCTGACCAAAGATACTTGCGTTTTAATTCAGCAAAGCTCATGTCTGAAAATTGATTCAGTCCCACTGAAAAAAGAGAAGGCAGAACAGtaaacaatcaaacaaaaaacaaaacaaaacagaggtgTTCAGTAGATCActaataaagaaacagaaaaaataatgaaatctcaTGTTCCCTCATGTCCTATTTACAGGCCCTTCAACTTGgctcctttaaatttttaaacgGAACGGACACAGTTGAactgttttaaaacaattttttaaatttatttttttattgagttatagttgattttacagttgacccttgaacaacatggtttGAACTGGGCAGAtccacttatacatggatttttttccaatagtaaatactacagtgcaACATGATCCCAGTTTGGTATAAACATGGGATGCAGAACCGTGGATACAGAGAAAGTGCACATATGGAGGAAATGCATATATGGAGGGCAGACAATCAGTTATACTCAGATTCTCAACTGTGCAGACAGTCAGTGCCTCTAACCCCacactgttcaagggtcaactgtaatttACTACACCAAGGTCAGCCTGACTGTGCTTCGGAATTCCCTGGGGAGCTTTGCAACAGTACCAGTGTCTGGGCTGCACCCCAGAGATGCAGACGTggtgggcctggggtggggcctgggcacCCATTTTTTAGATGCCCGGTTAGTAGGTCTGGTGGACATCTGGGTACAGAACCACCACCTGTTACCTCCTTCAGTCTTCATAACCTGGCAGGGGGAGCCTTATGATATCCACTTGACAGTCAAGTGAAACTTCAGAGCTGTCAATGCCCCCCAGGGTTGACACAGCCAATATTAGGCAGGAAAGAGTTTCAAACTGAGGTTTCCTTCCACTTCACGCTTCTGCCCACGTTACTCACTTAGTCGACATTGCCGTCACTTCTGAGTCCTCAATGTATGTAGCATGTGTTTCTAGTGAAATGAACCCAGACTGAAGGTAGATGTCCTAAGGAGCTGCTCCTAAGTCCAGAAGCACTGCTCCCCTCGGCAGCCCAGGGGCTCAGTGTCTGGGCTGGACCCTCAGAAGGCAGGAACACCACAACCCTTCAGAGGGACACCCTACAGTTACAACCCCTTGAATCTCAGAGAACAACAGCAGAGCTGGAATGTGAGGTCGGCCAAGCCCAGCTTCAGAGCCTGGGTGGCTGCTCTCCTCTTGCCCTGCTCCCAAGCCCAGTGGACCCTGTAATCATTCATTTCTTTCCAGATCTGAGCtgctccctcctcccagggacAAGTGGCTTGGAGGCAAGGTGTCTCCGCGTACTTTTAAATGTGTGGTTCCTGGCGTTGTGGGCGTTGATCTCCCTCAAGTTGCTGGCAAACACCTGCAGCCTGTGGCGGTACTCCTCTGAGTTGTATTTCTTTTGATGCTGAAATAAACACATCAGCAATAAGTCACGGAAACAGGACGCTGCTCACCAGAGGGTAACGGTTTTGTCTTTTAAGAGGAGGAATGGAGGTCTTCTTCCTGCCATGATTCTCAGGCGAAAACTGTATTAGAGGTGGGACACTGCCCTGGGTCTCAGCACAGCATGGGGAAGTTTATATAGGAACCCCTCTGCCTCTAGGGGCCTGTGGCCAGAATGAAGCCTATGCAGCTGCCGTAGAGTCAGTCAGGAGACCAAGAAGGCCAGGCGAATGACCTGTCATGCTTAGGTCAGCCCTGGACGCTGCAACTGGCACAAGGTCAAGTTCATGGCAGATAACACCATTTTTCAAAAATACGCACACCAGTGTTTTTCGATTGATTTTGCAGGCAGCTACACAATGTGATTTGAAtgcaaaaaatgtaaatgaatctGAAGGTTTCCAAGGCTGCTAGCCAACTTCACCACTGGGGACCAAACCACTGTGGGAAGGAACTCACTTAACCAAATCTTTTTGCAGCGTTTGACTCATCCCCATGTGAGAAAGACCCAGGGGAAGGGGGCTGGTAATTCCTCCTTCATCGTCTCAAATCTAGGACAGTTTGTTCTGATAACAGAAAACAGTGAAACGAGAAACTTCAGAAAGAAGAAGTTGGACACTGACCTGCACCATCCATAACTGAAAGTGAAACTTCtctgcaaaaagaagaaaaaaaaattaggtctGTGTGCCTTGTGGTCACGTCTATAGCCAAGTGGGGGCACAAGAGAACTGATTCGCATTTTAATACACTGGGTTAAATTTAAAGCACCCAAAATGGTGGTATATAAGACAGAATTTGAAAAGGAACTAAATTCTTACTGTTTTTGTGCtccaaattaattttgaaaaagtacATGCCATTAAGCTATGGTATTAAAAATCAGGATAATGGTAATACTTAGTGAGGAGTCAAAGGGGGCTTGTGGGGTGCTGGTAATGTTCTGTGGCTTCATTTGGATGCCAGTTTCAGAAGTATGTTTAGATGACGAAAAATTCACTGAAATGCATATTTAATGATTTGTGTTCtcttctgtgtcatattttaagaaGTTAATTTAAAAACCTATATGCCGGGACGTCCCTattgatccagtgattaagactgtagttccactgcaggggctttgatccctgattggggaactaatcCCACATCCTGCATGGcgaggccaaaaataaatacataaaataaaaacgaAAGGTTTGAATTTAACAGAGAGCTAGTTATTCATGATAAcacaaataaatacttaaaaaacccTTATATACCCCGTgtcagcaatttttttaaaagggacaGATGGTAAATATCATAGACTTTGCAATCTCTACA
The window above is part of the Dama dama isolate Ldn47 chromosome 13, ASM3311817v1, whole genome shotgun sequence genome. Proteins encoded here:
- the CTSH gene encoding pro-cathepsin H; translated protein: MWAVLPLLCAGAWLLGAPACGAAELAVSSLEKFHFQLWMVQHQKKYNSEEYRHRLQVFASNLREINAHNARNHTFKMGLNQFSDMSFAELKRKYLWSEPQNCSATKSNYLRGTGPYPTSMDWRKKGNFVTPVKNQGGCGSCWTFSTTGALESAVAIATGKLPFLAEQQLVDCAQNFNNHGCKGGLPSQAFEYIRYNKGIMGEDTYPYRGQDGDCKYQPSKAIAFVKDVANITLNDEEAMVEAVALYNPVSFAFEVTADFMMYRKGIYSSTSCHKTPDKVNHAVLAVGYGEEKGIPYWIVKNSWGPQWGMKGYFLIERGKNMCGLAACASFPIPLV